Within Chlorogloeopsis sp. ULAP01, the genomic segment ACATCTCATACGGGTTTCCGTTGCGTTATATCTGCACAAGCATGGAAGAAAACACGGTATCACCGCAGATAGCCGTTAGTGCCGTCACCTTCAAAAACGATGTTTAGAACAGGGGACATTTCATGAGCGGATTACCCAAATCTCTTTTTGCCGATCCTCTTTCATCCTGGAATCAGGGTGCTGTCAAACAGTCTATTCTCGACTTTGTCAGCCGTGTGACAACAGAAGATAGTCCGAATTTCTTACCTCCAGTAGACCGTATCGCTACTTTTGACAACGACGGCACGCTCTGGCCCGAAAAACCGATAGTCGAGCTATACTTTGCCTTGACTCGGCTTGAGGCACTGGCAGCAGAAGATCCATCACTGAAGGAGCAGCAGCCCTTTAAAGCGGCATTAGAACGGGATATTCCATACTTTCTTGAGGCGGGTCATGAAGCAGCGTTGGAAGTACTGGCGAAAACGCACGCGAATATGAGTCAAGAGCAATTTGAGCAGGAGGCACGTAAGTTTTTTGAAGTGGCGATGCATCCCAGGTTGGGTATGCCATTTACTCAGATTGCTTTTCGGCCAATGGTTGAGTTGCTGGAGTATCTGCGTGCGAATCAGTTTGTCACTTGGATTTGTTCCGGCGGCACGATCGAATTTATCCGTATCGTTGCACCACAAATATACAGTATTCCTTTGCCGCAAGTTATTGGTAGTTCGTTCAAATTAGAGTACATCGAGCAAAATGGTGTACCAATCATCTGGCGAGGAAGTGAGATTGCTTCCTATAATGATCGCGCAGTTAAACCGACGAATATCGCTACACGTATCGGTAAACGCCCAGTATTTGCTGCTGGTAATGTCTTTTCGGGCGGCGATATCCAAATGCTGCGGTATTCGCAGGAGCAACCGGGGGCTTCATTTCAGTTACTAGTTCATCACGATGACGCTGATCGCGAGTTTGCTTACGACGAGAAGAATAATGCATCCTTGGAGGCTGCTAAGACTTACGGCTGGACAATTGTGAGCATCAAGAACGATTGGAAGACTATTTTTCATCATCCAAAAACAGACTAAAGCATTAAATATTGTAGGGTTAAGAGTTCTCCTGCATCAAAAAGATTGGAAGACGGTCTTCCGCCCTCCGATGAACAAGTAAATACTATAAAAGGAGATTGTCATGGCAGATAAAAAACCAAATATCTTGATTATCTGGGGAGATGACATCGGTATCAGTAATCTAAGTTGCTACAGTGACGGACTAATGGGCTATCACACTCCCAATATTGACCGCGTTGCCAAAGAAGGAATGCGATTTATTCATTACTACGGTGAACAAAGCTGTACAGCCGGTCGGGCGGCATTCATTACCGGACAAAGTGTATTCCGCACGGGCTTGAGCAAAGTCGGTATGCCCGGTGCGTCCGTTGGATTTAGGGCTGAGGATCCGAGCATTGCTGAACTGTTGAAGCCATTAGGTTATCGCACAGGGCAGTTCGGCAAAAACCACTTTGGCGATCGCGATGAACATTTGCCGACGATGCACGGGTTTGATGAATTCTTTGGCAACCTTTATCACCTCAACGCCGAGGAAGAACCGGAACACCCCGACTATCCCAAGCCAGAGGAATTCCCTGGGTTTAAAGAGCGGTTTGGTCCGCGCGGAGTGCTGCACTGTTGGGCAGATGGCAACGGCGGACAGCGCATTGAAGACACAGGACCACTAACCAAAAAACGAATGGAAACGATCGATGATGAAGTTTTGGTCGAAACCAAACGCTTTATTGGCGATGCCAAGAACGCTGATGAGCCGTTTTTTATCTGGTTCAACACCACCCACATGCACTTCCGCACGCACTGCAAGCCAGAGAGCAAGGGGCAGGCAGGGCGAGCGCAGTCGGAGTACCACGACACTATGATTGACCATGACAAGATCGTCGGCGCACTGCTGGATCAACTGGACGAACTGGGCATTGCCGAAGATACGATTGTCATGTACAGCACCGATAATGGTCCCCACATGAACACCTGGCCCGATGCAGGCATGACTCCTTTCCGCAATGAGAAAAACTCTAACTGGGAAGGGGCATACCGGGTTCCGGCAATAGTACGCTGGCCCGGCAGGATTGAGGCGGGTTCAGTGTGCAATGGCATTGTCAGTCATCTCGACTGGTTGCCGACGCTGCTGGCGGCAGCCGGAGAACCCGACATCAAACAAAAGCTGCTGAACGGACATCAGGTGGGCAGCAAAACCTTTAAGATTCACCTGGATGGCTACAATATGCTGGACTACTGGACAGGTAAAACCGATAAGAGTCCGCGCGTGGAGTTCTTCTATTTCTCAGATGATGGCGACCTCACCGGGCTGCGGTACGACAACTGGAAACTCGTCTTTGCAGAACAACGGGTAACGGGTACACTCCAAATTTGGGCAGAACCGTTTGTGCTGCTGCGCTGCCCGAAAATGTTTAATTTGTTAACCGATCCGTATGAGCGTGCTGATATTACTTCCAACACCTACTATGACTGGCTCTTGGATCACGCCTTCTTAGCGGTTCCAGCACAAGCATACGTCACCCAGTTCTTAGAGACATTTAAGGACTACCCACCCCGCCAAAAGGCAGCCAGCTTCAGCATCGATCAGGTGATGGAGAAGTTAGAAGCGGGACTGGTAAGCACCTGAGGCGTAGGTTCATCTTGGCGATCACTCTCTTTGAATGGGGGATGATCGCCAGTCTCAATTAATCTAGAGGAATCGAGTGAACTTAGATCTTTGCTCAATCTCTGCAACAGTCGCTGACATCACCCATGCAAAACTTTGAGCAAAATGCAAATTCCTTAGACAGGCTGCTGATAGTGTTCGGCAGCCTGGCGGGAGGAGCTATATCATTGATAGTGATTAGAAGCGTACCTCTCGTGCAGGCTGCGATGATCTGTAGTTTTGTCACAGCTTGTCTTGTCATTGCCTGTACTCAACTGACTAAACCAGCAATTTGGTGGACTGCATTAGGAGTGATCGCTGGTATCACGATTGGTACCAGTGCAGTTCTGTCAGAATCCTTGGCAGATGTCCAAACAACCCTTGATTTTCGAGTTCGCTTGCTCATAGTGGGGATGCATAGTCTAGCAGGCTTAATTGCTGGAATGATCTTGGGTCGAAAAATACATAATCCTCATGTTCCTCCCCTCAGAACTTTTCTCTCCAGACTAAGCGCACTGACCGTCGGAATTTTTGCGGTTAATGTCACAGGCGAATACATTGTCGCTGGACTTGAAGAAGCACGGTCATTTTCAAGTCGCCTCAGCACTTCATCCACCATTTTGATTACAGCTATTGTGGTGCCAGGAGTGATTGGATATTTGTTAACTGAGTGCAGAACAGGGATGAACCGACGTTAATCATATTGGTCGTGATGATTTCTCTAAGAGATTGTTTTAAAGGTAGCATTTGCTATTTGCATAAAATTTGTTCTCTATATTGGGGGTTGTTAGTTACAGCGCCTGCATTGTGTCAGCCTTGATTGCTGGAGTGATAATTATGTAGTTAGGACGCAAGTATTCTCTAATTTTGTTTGGGTTTATACCAGCCTTTACCACGCTCCTATATATCATTCCAGCAATGGGCTTTGCTAGTTTGCCTGTACTTTACACTGTGTGTATTTTGGTCAATGCAACCCAAAGTATGGCGTATACTGCAATGCTCAGTGCCATGATGGACAAAAGCGATCGCACAACTGCTGCAACCGATTATACAATTCAAGTTTTCATCATGTTTTTAGGTGGAATTGCCACCACCATTTTGAGCGGAATGCTTGCGCCGCGAACGGGGTACGCCCCCACGTTTATGGTCAGTGCGGCTGTGAGTGTGTTAAGTGTGTTTTTAATTACTCAGTTTCATGAGTAAATTCATTTAATATTTAGGTATTTTGTATGGTTGTTGATTCCTTTAGAATGGTGCTTTGGCAGTCCTCTGGAACTTTCCTGTAACGTTGCCCGATAAATCAATGTTATCTGGGTCGAGAACCAGCACAGGTGCGCCAGGAGCCAGATTGAATTTCGTGAGATCTATCCAAACCACGTTGGGGCTATTCGCCATCTCGAAGAAATAACGCTTATTGGTGAGATCAATCGCAGTTCGGTATTCGGTGTTATAGAGCGTGCCGGGAGCATTGTTGGGCGCGCCGAAGGGAACGGAAACATTACGGGCAATCGCGAGGATGCCAGCAATCGCTTCGCGCTGGTTTTTTGGTTCGGGTAGGAACCGTTCGTAATAGGTGGCTCTGACAAAGCGATCGGTCGGGCTAACGTTACCCGGTAGGGGAGTATAGCGAGTGGCGCTAGCAAAATTTAAATTCCACTTTTTCAAAAGCGCTAACTGTTGGTCAAATGGCGGGTCGTTGGTCATGACGAGGTACTCGCGTCCGTGGTAAACCATGAGTTTACCGTTGACGTATTCAAGAATCGCCGAGTCTCCACTCGCATCCTCGATCGCCAGATGCACGGTTGACTTAATTTCATCAAGACTGACCATGATCGGTTGAATCTGTTTCATGAGTGCAAGCGCTTCTTTGACGGTAGCGGCGTTATCTAAAAGATATTGTCCCCAGAGTCCTGCTTGGACACCCGCCTTAGTGCGATCGCGCGAACCAAAATCGGTGGCTGTCAGGTAAAGCATATGCATCCCCAAGCCTTTTTCGTTCAAGCCGTCGGCAGTACCCATACCATAGGTCGTGGTGACAACGCTACCGTATTTCGAGATCCATCGCGCTGGATTCTCCTTAACAACCACTTTAGATCCGAGCAGCCCACCATCCCGTTTCATGCCTCGCGGAAAAACAGTGAGGATCGGCTCAGTGGATTCTGGCCAATCCATCGTCCGTCCAACTACGACCGCCAGCTTATTATCGTTCCACAGGATTCGGGTGCAGGCGTTGGCAGCAGGAGGCTGCCATAAGCTAAACTCAAACATCACAGCGACCAGTGCACTGCACATAGCTCGGCTGATAACCTTAGTTGTTACTTTCATCATGTAACTCCTTGTTGGTAGCTGCAAGCGTGATGGCAGACTTAGCAGATTTGATATGACAAGAGCAAAGTTGGCGACATAAGCAGTTCTGACGACCAGCCAACGTAGGTCTTAACTGTTCATTTATTTAGATAACACTTAGCTTTATCAGTATTATCCTCAGTATTCTCCGGCATCTTTGCGGGATAATACCCTCTTATTAAGGAATTAAACAGAAAAGCTGCCACATTATTGATGAACAGGCTTTCCTAACCGCCAACTGGCGAAGTCGGCCAGAAGTGTTCGGCAAGGAATCGGCAGGTATCGTCATACATGGGAGAGATTGTACAACTGATTATACCGATTTGATTTTGAGTAAATCTAATGTTTGATGAAGTGTGGTAGGGCAATCGCTGCAACTATTAAACCGCCGATTGGATCATGCGGCTTACTTAGGAAGTAAGTTTACGCGATCGGAATTGAGGTTTGTGATGATTTAACGATCAAGCTCACCGGACGCAGACAACCTTGAACATTTAACCGAGAGCTTTCGGTATTCCGGTGCAGCGACTTGTTATGCGGCGATCTCTGCTAATTGACTGCTGCCTCTATTAATCTTGACCGATTGGTTTAAGTAATGCTACCATGCTGTCATGAGCAGAGGACCTGAAAAACAATTCGACCCTGAAGTTGTCCTGACAAAGGCAATGGAGGTGTTTTGGGCAAGAGGATATGAGGCAGCGACCCTTTCCGAACTGCTGGAACACATGGGAATCGGTAAAAAGAGCCTCTACGATACCTTTGGCAACAAGCGATCGCTCTTTCTCAAGGCGTTAGACCACTATGCTCAAACGGAGGTGAAGTCCATTCGAGATCAGCTTTTAGCTGCAGGTTCGCCCCTAGCAAACTTAGAGCGAGTCCTAAAAAATTTGCAGCATCGGCATTCATTACCTAGAAGTCAAGGCTGTATGTTGGGTACGAATATAGCTGACTTCGATACAGATGAAGCAGAAATTGCAGCTATTTTGCGTCACCATCTTCAAACTTTGGAAGATGCCTACTGCACGGTTGTCGCTCACGCGCAGAAAGCAGGCGAAATCATTGCAACCATTGACTCGCGCAGCCTTGCTCGTCTGTTGCTTTGTGCCACTCAAGGCATGGCTTTAATTGGTCGGGTTTTAGAAGACGAAATGCTTCTACATGACACTGTAGAGGCAACATTGGCACTGCTCAAAGCTGGTTAATTTTTTTTGCCTTAACTTAGACCGAATGGTTTAGATTTCTCATCACTCACGAGGATTACTATGACACGCTTGACAAATAAAACCGCTGTAATCACCGGAGGAACGACCGGAATTGGGTTTGAAACTGCCAAACAGTTTATTGCAGAAGGGGCGCGAGTGATTCTAACGGGACAAAACGAAGAACGTCTACAAACTGCTGGCAGCGAACTCGGTGAAGCGGTCATTCCGATTCGTGCTGATGTTCGCTCTCTGCACGACTTGGACGTATTAGCAGCACGGGTCAAAGCAGAATTTGGTCAGCTTGATATTTTGTTTGCGAATGCAGGCATTGGCTTATTTGCCCCACTTGCAGCGATTGACGAAGGGTTCTATGATGACCAGTTTGACATCAACGTGAAAGGTGTATTTTTCACGGTACAGAAACTTGCCAAACTCCTGAATGACGGGGCAAGCGTCATTTTGAATGCATCAGCCGTAAATGAAAAGGGTGCAGCGATGGGCAGTGTGTACTTTGCGACAAAAGCAGCCGTGCGATCGCTGGCGCGAACCTTAGCGGCTGAGTTCGCATCCCGTCAGGTCCGAGTCAATGCCATCAGCCCTGGCTTTGTGCCTACAAATTTTCAGAGCAAAATGAGATTGCCACCAGAAGCACTAGACAGCTTTGGTAGCTATGTGAAGCAGTCTGCTCCCTTGGGGCGGTTCGG encodes:
- a CDS encoding TetR/AcrR family transcriptional regulator; this translates as MSRGPEKQFDPEVVLTKAMEVFWARGYEAATLSELLEHMGIGKKSLYDTFGNKRSLFLKALDHYAQTEVKSIRDQLLAAGSPLANLERVLKNLQHRHSLPRSQGCMLGTNIADFDTDEAEIAAILRHHLQTLEDAYCTVVAHAQKAGEIIATIDSRSLARLLLCATQGMALIGRVLEDEMLLHDTVEATLALLKAG
- a CDS encoding arylsulfatase, producing MADKKPNILIIWGDDIGISNLSCYSDGLMGYHTPNIDRVAKEGMRFIHYYGEQSCTAGRAAFITGQSVFRTGLSKVGMPGASVGFRAEDPSIAELLKPLGYRTGQFGKNHFGDRDEHLPTMHGFDEFFGNLYHLNAEEEPEHPDYPKPEEFPGFKERFGPRGVLHCWADGNGGQRIEDTGPLTKKRMETIDDEVLVETKRFIGDAKNADEPFFIWFNTTHMHFRTHCKPESKGQAGRAQSEYHDTMIDHDKIVGALLDQLDELGIAEDTIVMYSTDNGPHMNTWPDAGMTPFRNEKNSNWEGAYRVPAIVRWPGRIEAGSVCNGIVSHLDWLPTLLAAAGEPDIKQKLLNGHQVGSKTFKIHLDGYNMLDYWTGKTDKSPRVEFFYFSDDGDLTGLRYDNWKLVFAEQRVTGTLQIWAEPFVLLRCPKMFNLLTDPYERADITSNTYYDWLLDHAFLAVPAQAYVTQFLETFKDYPPRQKAASFSIDQVMEKLEAGLVST
- a CDS encoding linear amide C-N hydrolase, whose amino-acid sequence is MMKVTTKVISRAMCSALVAVMFEFSLWQPPAANACTRILWNDNKLAVVVGRTMDWPESTEPILTVFPRGMKRDGGLLGSKVVVKENPARWISKYGSVVTTTYGMGTADGLNEKGLGMHMLYLTATDFGSRDRTKAGVQAGLWGQYLLDNAATVKEALALMKQIQPIMVSLDEIKSTVHLAIEDASGDSAILEYVNGKLMVYHGREYLVMTNDPPFDQQLALLKKWNLNFASATRYTPLPGNVSPTDRFVRATYYERFLPEPKNQREAIAGILAIARNVSVPFGAPNNAPGTLYNTEYRTAIDLTNKRYFFEMANSPNVVWIDLTKFNLAPGAPVLVLDPDNIDLSGNVTGKFQRTAKAPF
- a CDS encoding SDR family oxidoreductase, encoding MTRLTNKTAVITGGTTGIGFETAKQFIAEGARVILTGQNEERLQTAGSELGEAVIPIRADVRSLHDLDVLAARVKAEFGQLDILFANAGIGLFAPLAAIDEGFYDDQFDINVKGVFFTVQKLAKLLNDGASVILNASAVNEKGAAMGSVYFATKAAVRSLARTLAAEFASRQVRVNAISPGFVPTNFQSKMRLPPEALDSFGSYVKQSAPLGRFGKPEEIAASVVFLASDESSYMTAADLVVDGGFMNV
- a CDS encoding HAD family hydrolase, producing the protein MSGLPKSLFADPLSSWNQGAVKQSILDFVSRVTTEDSPNFLPPVDRIATFDNDGTLWPEKPIVELYFALTRLEALAAEDPSLKEQQPFKAALERDIPYFLEAGHEAALEVLAKTHANMSQEQFEQEARKFFEVAMHPRLGMPFTQIAFRPMVELLEYLRANQFVTWICSGGTIEFIRIVAPQIYSIPLPQVIGSSFKLEYIEQNGVPIIWRGSEIASYNDRAVKPTNIATRIGKRPVFAAGNVFSGGDIQMLRYSQEQPGASFQLLVHHDDADREFAYDEKNNASLEAAKTYGWTIVSIKNDWKTIFHHPKTD